One window from the genome of Cryptomeria japonica chromosome 6, Sugi_1.0, whole genome shotgun sequence encodes:
- the LOC131067875 gene encoding replication protein A 70 kDa DNA-binding subunit A-like produces the protein MCTNADCFIGLVSEVVGVNGFTMPGLLLWLFYLSVCGCDYFQSASSLFTLTGSHYIISKGSVKEANARYNNLNSHLEITLSDTSILKRCTNEEQPDQQSPPFTPISELFHLTNNTMVDIIGLVLYVGDIIPIHRKDGSQTQKCVVKINDLSSSTIDINLWGPMVEQKGLEVKNMLTNDSVVILALRNARVGYFNGKLINITAATTLHINPSFPEAELLKLKGKDPLLVVPFIAETIHIDGKYTRMTISSICERMSVKLETIQTTLLVILHFVNVNDQNFYYTACPLIVNGRPRKKKCTLWATAFDEGGIHLLHKTAKQLYALQNDATTTETPSSVIKRLLSRYYSFTVLLSTKTYNSESKMKMTVNKVAPVDFKVECHALLAETSYLSTES, from the exons ATGTGCACCAATGCGGACTGTTTTATTGGGCTTGTTTCTGAGGTTGTCGGCGTTAATGGTTTTACAATGCCAG GATTGTTACTTTGGTTATTTTATTTAAGTGTTTGTGGATGTGATTACTTTCAGTCTGCATCGTCTCTGTTTACTTTGACAG GTtcacattatattatttcaaaagGATCTGTTAAGGAGGCAAATGCAAGGTACAACAACCTAAACAGCCATTTAGAAATCACCTTGTctgatacatccatactaaaacgTTGCACCAATGAAGAACAACCAGATCAACAAAGTCCTCCTTTCACGCCCATTAGTGAATTGTTTCATCTAACAAATAACACGATGGTTGACATAATTGGTCTTGTTCTATATGTTGGAGATATCATTCCTATACATAGGAAAGATGGCAGTCAAACACAAAAATGTGTGGTGAAAATTAATGATCTATCTAgttcaacaattgacatcaacttaTGGGGTCCAATGGTAGAACAAAAGGGCCTAGAAGTGAAAAATATGTTGACCAATGATAGTGTGGTTATCCTTGCTTTGCGTAATGCTCGTGTTGGCTATTTCAATGGGAAGCTTATAAACATAACAGCTGCAACAACATTACATATTAACCCAAGTTTTCCAGAAGCAGAGCTTCTAAAATTAAAAGGAAAGGACCCTTTGCTTGTTGTACCCTTTATTGCAgaaactatccacatagatggAAAATATACTAGAATGACAATTTCTTCAATCTGTGAGCGGATGAGCGTCAAACTAGAAACAATTCAGACAACATTGCTAGTTATTCTGCACTTTGTGAACGTCAATGATCAAAATTTCTATTACACAGCTTGCCCACTAATAGTCAATGGAAGGCCTCGCAAGAAAAAAT GTACTCTATGGGCCACTGCATTTGATGAGGGTGGcattcacttgctacacaaaactgcAAAACAGCTCTATGCACTACAAAATGATGCAACAACAACAGAGACACCTTCCTCAGTGATCAAGAGACTACTATCACGTTACTATTCATTCACAGTGTTGCTTTCTACTAAGACATATAATTCAGAATCAAAGATGAAAATGACAGTCAATAAAGTTGCTCCTGTTGACTTCAAAGTTGAATGCCATGCACTACTTGCAGAAACTAGCTACCTAAGTACAGAGAGTTAG